One window of the Candidatus Tisiphia endosymbiont of Sialis lutaria genome contains the following:
- a CDS encoding ATP-dependent DNA helicase RecG codes for MLTISKFFFLPIKSHINVSDNIIDGLKRLGIINLRDLLFYRPTSYQVKTISPNLSLLKNGQLIQAEVTIEEILVPKSRKQPLKILVSNETGSILLIFFNRPPYFLLNKLTIGSKQIIEGKVQIFSSLAQISHPIFIFDKKLTNSIQSIYPLTYGIINKQLYSYIIKAIDLLEKECNSIPKNFQEIKDYIESLLNDLKIMHLYQVHDTKLQTQSLRRLAARELFANQLSLQHLRQQTKLKQGNSFTKSVQLQQSILKILGFELTYDQKKVIEEIEKDQLSPTEMMRLLQGDVGSGKTLVALLTIVNVVYHKFQAALMAPTDLLANQHHQFFVKALSESGIKIGLLTGKISSKERNKLLSELENGDIDILIGTHALFQEKVIFKNLGYIVIDEQHKFGVQQRLDLINKASYPDVLVMTATPIPRSLTLTMFGDMDISKLTSKPKNRLPIITSILPKTKLNNVISVLDKKLTSGEKIYWICPLIDQTDEELVTQEKNTRPLAKLAYAEEFEGDAERRTAAYSNVREDSSTASLSKLPAEVELGKRSTGLTDVNTRFITIETAYPNITTTIHGKMKNEQKDAIMQQFKNGNIKILIATTVIEVGIDVPDATLIVIENAEQFGLAQLHQIRGRVGRGMLQSHCILLYDPQKLTILAKSRFEVMRNSNDGFYIAEQDLLLRGSGEILGTKQSGEIRFFFADLARDLDLLTKANKLAEESSNNHSELLTLQTKLFAKVEFNELN; via the coding sequence ATGTTAACTATCAGTAAGTTTTTTTTCCTACCAATTAAATCACATATTAACGTTAGTGATAATATAATTGATGGACTTAAAAGATTGGGGATCATCAATTTAAGAGATTTGCTATTTTACCGCCCTACTTCTTATCAAGTTAAAACAATTTCGCCCAATTTATCTTTACTGAAAAATGGACAGTTAATTCAAGCGGAAGTAACAATTGAAGAAATTCTTGTTCCTAAAAGCAGAAAGCAGCCTTTAAAAATCTTAGTATCTAATGAGACTGGTTCTATTCTACTGATATTTTTTAATAGACCACCTTATTTTTTGCTAAATAAACTTACGATAGGTAGTAAGCAAATAATTGAAGGCAAGGTACAAATATTCTCTAGCTTAGCTCAAATATCTCACCCAATATTTATTTTTGATAAAAAACTTACCAACTCTATACAATCAATTTATCCTTTAACTTATGGAATAATTAATAAGCAACTTTATTCCTATATAATAAAGGCTATTGATTTGCTTGAAAAAGAGTGTAACAGTATCCCTAAAAATTTTCAAGAAATAAAGGATTATATTGAATCTTTATTAAATGATTTAAAAATCATGCATTTATACCAAGTTCATGATACTAAATTACAAACTCAATCCTTAAGACGATTAGCAGCAAGAGAACTATTTGCTAACCAGCTATCATTACAACATCTCCGTCAACAAACAAAATTAAAACAAGGTAATTCATTTACTAAATCCGTTCAGCTACAACAATCAATACTTAAAATATTAGGATTTGAACTAACATATGACCAAAAAAAAGTCATTGAAGAAATTGAAAAAGATCAATTATCTCCTACAGAAATGATGCGTTTACTGCAAGGTGATGTAGGGTCTGGCAAGACCCTGGTAGCTTTATTAACAATAGTCAATGTAGTATATCATAAATTTCAAGCTGCACTAATGGCTCCTACTGATTTATTAGCAAATCAACATCACCAATTCTTTGTTAAAGCCTTAAGTGAAAGCGGAATAAAGATTGGTTTACTTACTGGAAAAATATCTAGCAAAGAACGCAATAAGCTATTATCAGAGCTAGAAAACGGAGATATTGATATATTAATTGGCACTCATGCATTATTTCAAGAAAAAGTAATTTTTAAAAATCTAGGTTATATTGTCATTGATGAGCAACATAAATTTGGTGTACAACAACGGCTTGATTTAATTAATAAAGCTTCATATCCCGATGTTTTAGTAATGACAGCCACCCCTATTCCTAGAAGCCTTACTTTGACTATGTTTGGAGATATGGATATTTCTAAATTAACCAGTAAGCCAAAAAATCGACTACCAATTATTACTAGCATCTTACCCAAAACAAAACTAAATAATGTAATTTCCGTTTTGGATAAAAAACTAACATCTGGAGAAAAAATTTACTGGATATGCCCCCTTATCGATCAAACTGATGAAGAGTTAGTAACCCAGGAAAAAAACACTAGACCTCTTGCAAAACTCGCTTATGCTGAGGAATTTGAAGGAGACGCGGAACGCAGAACCGCAGCGTACTCTAATGTACGTGAGGATTCGAGTACCGCATCATTGTCCAAATTACCAGCAGAAGTAGAGTTAGGCAAGAGGTCTACTGGGCTGACTGACGTTAATACCAGATTCATTACCATTGAAACCGCCTACCCTAACATTACAACTACTATACACGGCAAAATGAAAAATGAACAAAAAGATGCGATTATGCAACAATTTAAGAATGGTAATATTAAAATTCTTATTGCAACAACTGTAATTGAAGTGGGTATTGATGTCCCAGATGCCACCTTAATCGTCATAGAGAATGCCGAGCAGTTTGGTTTAGCTCAATTACATCAGATAAGAGGTAGAGTTGGACGTGGAATGTTACAATCTCATTGTATTCTTCTATATGATCCTCAAAAATTAACTATACTTGCAAAATCTAGATTTGAAGTGATGAGAAATAGTAATGATGGCTTTTATATAGCTGAGCAGGATTTACTGTTAAGAGGTAGCGGAGAAATATTAGGAACAAAGCAAAGTGGTGAGATAAGATTCTTTTTTGCTGATCTAGCTAGAGACTTAGACCTTTTAACTAAAGCTAATAAATTGGCAGAAGAAAGTTCAAATAATCATTCAGAATTATTGACACTTCAAACAAAATTATTTGCTAAAGTAGAATTTAATGAATTAAACTAG
- a CDS encoding ribonuclease D, whose product MSTIVFYNDIPENFNIDGDLAIDTETMGLKVHRDRLCLLQMSNGDGDAYLVNFIDKNYAAPNLKKLLLDKNRCKIFHYARFDLAAIKKYLEIDLENIFCTKISSKLVRTYTDSHGLKDLCRELLSVQISKQQQSSYWGRNELTEEQKEYAAKDVLYLHQLRSILQDRLLAENRLDLAKQIFKFLPIRANLDLIGWNDIDIFMH is encoded by the coding sequence ATTAGCACTATAGTTTTTTACAATGATATTCCAGAAAATTTTAATATTGATGGAGACTTAGCAATCGATACAGAAACGATGGGATTAAAAGTGCATAGGGATAGATTATGTCTTTTGCAAATGAGTAATGGTGATGGTGATGCTTATCTAGTAAACTTTATTGACAAGAACTATGCAGCACCTAATTTAAAAAAATTATTACTTGATAAAAATCGGTGTAAAATATTTCACTATGCTCGATTTGATTTAGCCGCAATAAAGAAATATCTTGAAATTGATTTAGAGAATATCTTCTGTACCAAAATATCTTCTAAATTGGTTAGAACCTACACTGATTCCCATGGCTTAAAAGATTTATGTCGCGAATTGCTTTCAGTGCAAATTTCTAAACAACAACAATCTTCCTATTGGGGAAGAAATGAGCTTACGGAAGAACAAAAAGAATATGCTGCCAAAGATGTCCTTTATTTACATCAGCTACGTTCTATCTTACAAGATAGATTATTAGCCGAAAATAGGCTAGACCTTGCAAAACAAATTTTTAAATTCTTACCTATTAGAGCTAATTTGGATCTGATAGGCTGGAACGATATCGATATTTTTATGCACTAA
- a CDS encoding septum formation initiator family protein, giving the protein MNYQYLIDLVKRSKIIIFNVLLSLLLAYFIFHSIYGNRGIIAYFTLNQQLEKAYSELETLRAERVELEHKVKLLRPESLDKDMLDQEARRVLGVASPTEQVFTVKYVVSNIKD; this is encoded by the coding sequence ATGAATTATCAATATCTTATTGATTTAGTTAAAAGATCCAAAATTATAATATTTAATGTTTTGCTTTCTTTACTATTAGCTTATTTTATTTTCCATTCTATTTATGGTAATAGGGGAATTATTGCTTATTTTACATTAAATCAACAACTGGAAAAAGCCTATAGTGAGCTAGAAACTTTAAGGGCAGAACGTGTTGAACTTGAACATAAAGTAAAACTACTTAGACCAGAATCTCTAGACAAGGATATGCTTGACCAAGAAGCTAGAAGAGTTTTAGGAGTGGCGTCTCCAACAGAACAGGTATTTACCGTAAAATATGTGGTAAGCAATATAAAAGATTAG